A single genomic interval of Helianthus annuus cultivar XRQ/B chromosome 6, HanXRQr2.0-SUNRISE, whole genome shotgun sequence harbors:
- the LOC110865452 gene encoding leucine-rich repeat protein 1 — translation MRTLKTNIILEARASEQPLVKKKTPPVCFFCTLGSISLTPNINSTSTQTLFLNQFVDQPHHTMACALIILLVAASAFTSTVIANSEGDALYALRRSLNDPDNVLQSWDPNLVSPCTWFHITCNQDNRVTRVDLGNSKLSGHLVPELGKLEYLQYLELYKNTIQGPIPAEFGHLKNLISLDLYNNNITGNIPPTLGKLKSLVFLRLNDNRLTGRIPRELTGISSLKVMDVSNNDLCGTIPTTGPFEHIPLNNFENNPRLEGPELLGLASYDTNCS, via the exons ATGAGGACATTAAAAACAAATATAATATTGGAAGCAAGAGCAAGTGAGCAACCTCTGGTCAAAAAAAAGACACCCCCTGTTTGTTTCTTTTGCACACTGGGGTCAATATCTTTGACTCCCAATATAAATTCCACAAGTACTCAAACCCTTTTTCTCAATCAGTTTGTTGATCAACCACACCACACCATGGCGTGTGCTCTGATCATCTTATTAGTAGCAGCATCCGCTTTTACGTCAACAGTCATCGCTAATTCCGAAGGTGACGCGCTCTACGCGCTTCGCCGGAGCTTGAACGATCCCGATAACGTTCTTCAGAGCTGGGATCCCAATCTTGTTAGCCCCTGCACTTGGTTTCACATCACGTGTAATCAAGACAATCGCGTTACGCGCGT GGATCTTGGAAATTCAAAATTGTCTGGTCATCTTGTGCCTGAACTAGGAAAACTCGAATACCTACAGTATCT GGAGCTTTACAAAAATACCATTCAAGGTCCAATTCCTGCAGAGTTCGGTCACTTGAAGAACCTCATAAGTTTGGATCTTTACAACAACAATATAACCGGCAATATTCCACCTACACTCGGGAAATTGAAATCTCTAGTGTTCTT GCGTCTTAATGATAATCGTCTAACTGGAAGAATCCCAAGGGAACTTACCGGCATTTCAAGCTTGAAAGTGAT GGACGTATCAAACAACGACCTCTGTGGCACGATTCCCACCACCGGACCGTTTGAACATATCCCTTTGAACAA CTTTGAGAATAATCCTCGTTTGGAAGGACCCGAGTTGCTGGGACTAGCAAGTTATGATACAAACTGCTCGTAA
- the LOC110865451 gene encoding COP9 signalosome complex subunit 2 isoform X3 — MEPEKAEWGFKALKQTVKLYYRLGRYKEMTDAYREMLTYIKSAVTRNYSEKCINSIMDFVSGSASQNFGLLQEFYQTTLKALEEAKNERLWFKTNLKLCKIYFDMGEYGRMNKILKELHKSCQRADGTDDQKKGTQLLEVYAIEIQMYTETKNNKKLKQLYQKALTIKSAIPHPRIMGIIHECGGKMHMAERQWAEAATDFFEAFKNYDEAGNQRRIQCLKYLVLANMLMQSEVNPFDGQEAKPYKNDPEILAMTNLIAAYQRNEILEFEKILKSNRRTIMDDPFIRNYIEDLLKNIRTQVLLKLIKPYTRIRIPFISKELNVPEADVEQLLVSLILDNRVQGHIDQVNRLLECGDRSKGMKKYTAVEKWNTQLRSLYQSVGNRVG, encoded by the exons ATGGAACCAGAGAAAGCAGAATG GGGGTTCAAAGCACTTAAACAGACTGTGAAGCTTTATTACCGTTTAGGGAGGTACAAAGAGATGACAGATGCGTATAGGGAGATGCTAACTTACATTAAGTCCGCAGtgactcgaaactatagtgaaaAATGTATAAACAGTATCATGGATTTTGTATCTGGTTCCGCTAGTCAAAACTTTGGTCTTCTACAAGAGTTCTATCAAACCACCTTGAAAGCACTTGAAGAAGCAAAAAATGAG AGATTATGGTTCAAGACTAACCTTAAGCTTTGCAAGATCTATTTTGACATGGGCGAGTATGGTAGAATGAATAAG ATCTTGAAGGAGCTTCACAAATCTTGTCAGCGGGCAGATGGGACCGATGATCAAAAGAAAGGAACTCAGTTGTTGGAAGTTTATGCAATTGAGATTCAAATGTACACGGAgacaaaaaacaacaaaaaactgAAG CAACTTTACCAAAAAGCACTTACTATAAAATCAGCAATTCCCCATCCTAGGATCATGGGTATCATACACGAGTGTGGTGGCAAAATGCATATGGCAGAACGCCAATGGGCAGAAGCAGCTACTGACTTTTTTGAAGCTTTTAAAAACTATGATGAAGCTGGGAATCAAAGAAGAATTCAGTGCCTCAA ATACTTGGTACTGGCTAACATGCTTATGCAATCTGAGGTCAATCCTTTTGATGGGCAAGAGGCAAAACC ATACAAAAATGATCCGGAAATCTTGGCAATGACGAACTTGATTGCAGCATATCAACGGAATGAAATATTGGAATTTGAGAAGATTCTCAAG AGTAACAGAAGAACTATCATGGATGATCCCTTCATCAGAAATTATATTGAAGATCTTCTTAAGAACATCAGAACTCAAGTGTTACTCAAACTCATTAAGCCGTACACAAGAATCAGGATCCCTTTCATATCAAAG GAGCTTAATGTGCCTGAGGCTGATGTAGAACAGCTGTTGGTCTCTCTGATATTGGATAACCGGGTTCAAGGGCATATCGATCAAGTTAATAGGCTGTTGGAGTGTGGGGACAG GTCAAAGGGAATGAAGAAATATACTGCTGTGGAGAAATGGAACACACAACTTAGGTCGCTTTATCAAAGTGTTGGCAACAGGGTTGGTTGA
- the LOC110865451 gene encoding COP9 signalosome complex subunit 2 isoform X2: MGSDMEDYGFEYSEEEPEEQDVDIENQYYNSKGLVETDPEGALSGFAEVVQMEPEKAEWGFKALKQTVKLYYRLGRYKEMTDAYREMLTYIKSAVTRNYSEKCINSIMDFVSGSASQNFGLLQEFYQTTLKALEEAKNERLWFKTNLKLCKIYFDMGEYGRMNKILKELHKSCQRADGTDDQKKGTQLLEVYAIEIQMYTETKNNKKLKQLYQKALTIKSAIPHPRIMGIIHECGGKMHMAERQWAEAATDFFEAFKNYDEAGNQRRIQCLKYLVLANMLMQSEVNPFDGQEAKPYKNDPEILAMTNLIAAYQRNEILEFEKILKSNRRTIMDDPFIRNYIEDLLKNIRTQVLLKLIKPYTRIRIPFISKELNVPEADVEQLLVSLILDNRVQGHIDQVNRLLECGDRSKGMKKYTAVEKWNTQLRSLYQSVGNRVG; the protein is encoded by the exons ATGGGTTCAG ATATGGAGGATTATGGATTCGAGTACTCTGAGGAGGAACCTGAAGAACAAGATGTGGATATTGAGAATCAGTATTATAATTCGAAAG GTTTGGTTGAGACTGACCCAGAGGGTGCACTTAGCGGATTTGCAGAAGTAGTTCAGATGGAACCAGAGAAAGCAGAATG GGGGTTCAAAGCACTTAAACAGACTGTGAAGCTTTATTACCGTTTAGGGAGGTACAAAGAGATGACAGATGCGTATAGGGAGATGCTAACTTACATTAAGTCCGCAGtgactcgaaactatagtgaaaAATGTATAAACAGTATCATGGATTTTGTATCTGGTTCCGCTAGTCAAAACTTTGGTCTTCTACAAGAGTTCTATCAAACCACCTTGAAAGCACTTGAAGAAGCAAAAAATGAG AGATTATGGTTCAAGACTAACCTTAAGCTTTGCAAGATCTATTTTGACATGGGCGAGTATGGTAGAATGAATAAG ATCTTGAAGGAGCTTCACAAATCTTGTCAGCGGGCAGATGGGACCGATGATCAAAAGAAAGGAACTCAGTTGTTGGAAGTTTATGCAATTGAGATTCAAATGTACACGGAgacaaaaaacaacaaaaaactgAAG CAACTTTACCAAAAAGCACTTACTATAAAATCAGCAATTCCCCATCCTAGGATCATGGGTATCATACACGAGTGTGGTGGCAAAATGCATATGGCAGAACGCCAATGGGCAGAAGCAGCTACTGACTTTTTTGAAGCTTTTAAAAACTATGATGAAGCTGGGAATCAAAGAAGAATTCAGTGCCTCAA ATACTTGGTACTGGCTAACATGCTTATGCAATCTGAGGTCAATCCTTTTGATGGGCAAGAGGCAAAACC ATACAAAAATGATCCGGAAATCTTGGCAATGACGAACTTGATTGCAGCATATCAACGGAATGAAATATTGGAATTTGAGAAGATTCTCAAG AGTAACAGAAGAACTATCATGGATGATCCCTTCATCAGAAATTATATTGAAGATCTTCTTAAGAACATCAGAACTCAAGTGTTACTCAAACTCATTAAGCCGTACACAAGAATCAGGATCCCTTTCATATCAAAG GAGCTTAATGTGCCTGAGGCTGATGTAGAACAGCTGTTGGTCTCTCTGATATTGGATAACCGGGTTCAAGGGCATATCGATCAAGTTAATAGGCTGTTGGAGTGTGGGGACAG GTCAAAGGGAATGAAGAAATATACTGCTGTGGAGAAATGGAACACACAACTTAGGTCGCTTTATCAAAGTGTTGGCAACAGGGTTGGTTGA
- the LOC110865451 gene encoding COP9 signalosome complex subunit 2 isoform X1, producing the protein MGSDADMEDYGFEYSEEEPEEQDVDIENQYYNSKGLVETDPEGALSGFAEVVQMEPEKAEWGFKALKQTVKLYYRLGRYKEMTDAYREMLTYIKSAVTRNYSEKCINSIMDFVSGSASQNFGLLQEFYQTTLKALEEAKNERLWFKTNLKLCKIYFDMGEYGRMNKILKELHKSCQRADGTDDQKKGTQLLEVYAIEIQMYTETKNNKKLKQLYQKALTIKSAIPHPRIMGIIHECGGKMHMAERQWAEAATDFFEAFKNYDEAGNQRRIQCLKYLVLANMLMQSEVNPFDGQEAKPYKNDPEILAMTNLIAAYQRNEILEFEKILKSNRRTIMDDPFIRNYIEDLLKNIRTQVLLKLIKPYTRIRIPFISKELNVPEADVEQLLVSLILDNRVQGHIDQVNRLLECGDRSKGMKKYTAVEKWNTQLRSLYQSVGNRVG; encoded by the exons ATGGGTTCAG ACGCAGATATGGAGGATTATGGATTCGAGTACTCTGAGGAGGAACCTGAAGAACAAGATGTGGATATTGAGAATCAGTATTATAATTCGAAAG GTTTGGTTGAGACTGACCCAGAGGGTGCACTTAGCGGATTTGCAGAAGTAGTTCAGATGGAACCAGAGAAAGCAGAATG GGGGTTCAAAGCACTTAAACAGACTGTGAAGCTTTATTACCGTTTAGGGAGGTACAAAGAGATGACAGATGCGTATAGGGAGATGCTAACTTACATTAAGTCCGCAGtgactcgaaactatagtgaaaAATGTATAAACAGTATCATGGATTTTGTATCTGGTTCCGCTAGTCAAAACTTTGGTCTTCTACAAGAGTTCTATCAAACCACCTTGAAAGCACTTGAAGAAGCAAAAAATGAG AGATTATGGTTCAAGACTAACCTTAAGCTTTGCAAGATCTATTTTGACATGGGCGAGTATGGTAGAATGAATAAG ATCTTGAAGGAGCTTCACAAATCTTGTCAGCGGGCAGATGGGACCGATGATCAAAAGAAAGGAACTCAGTTGTTGGAAGTTTATGCAATTGAGATTCAAATGTACACGGAgacaaaaaacaacaaaaaactgAAG CAACTTTACCAAAAAGCACTTACTATAAAATCAGCAATTCCCCATCCTAGGATCATGGGTATCATACACGAGTGTGGTGGCAAAATGCATATGGCAGAACGCCAATGGGCAGAAGCAGCTACTGACTTTTTTGAAGCTTTTAAAAACTATGATGAAGCTGGGAATCAAAGAAGAATTCAGTGCCTCAA ATACTTGGTACTGGCTAACATGCTTATGCAATCTGAGGTCAATCCTTTTGATGGGCAAGAGGCAAAACC ATACAAAAATGATCCGGAAATCTTGGCAATGACGAACTTGATTGCAGCATATCAACGGAATGAAATATTGGAATTTGAGAAGATTCTCAAG AGTAACAGAAGAACTATCATGGATGATCCCTTCATCAGAAATTATATTGAAGATCTTCTTAAGAACATCAGAACTCAAGTGTTACTCAAACTCATTAAGCCGTACACAAGAATCAGGATCCCTTTCATATCAAAG GAGCTTAATGTGCCTGAGGCTGATGTAGAACAGCTGTTGGTCTCTCTGATATTGGATAACCGGGTTCAAGGGCATATCGATCAAGTTAATAGGCTGTTGGAGTGTGGGGACAG GTCAAAGGGAATGAAGAAATATACTGCTGTGGAGAAATGGAACACACAACTTAGGTCGCTTTATCAAAGTGTTGGCAACAGGGTTGGTTGA